A genomic stretch from Lathyrus oleraceus cultivar Zhongwan6 chromosome 2, CAAS_Psat_ZW6_1.0, whole genome shotgun sequence includes:
- the LOC127120837 gene encoding zinc finger CCCH domain-containing protein 55: MGSCEATNVVLAKVKNFDPENASKIMGYLLMNLEEYELVRLACCPDHVIHNLAIRVKSHLGMAVSNPSSPSPLNPIGRITSTSTNPFSKSSPRAVANGFDFTRNPASPSSNVWPQPSFQKNPMSPKFNPLLSYENIQTGVGVGVGGSGGGGGGGSSFSPRVNNGGDCEFVDEQQLNEYFPFLNESSNGDDVVDPRLEMSLGPQNWMSGNNVDAQNIHRRSFSASDAGFGVEESGVGFGFKPCLYFARGFCKNGSNCKFVHADSIDLNSGAVVGSPSKFEGLEQHEEFMRFKAAQHQRLLAASQLAAGGTSPSSYDKYIDFLMQQHNDNQRAAAAAAFMMGEEYFNISGRGRPDRNEFLAMVAGDKPNSASRQIYLTFPAESTFKDEDVSEYFSKYGPVQDVRIPYQQKRMFGFVTFVFPETVRNILSKGNPHFICDSRVLVKPYKEKGKVPDKRQHPQQLERGDFSPCLSPSGFEPKEPFDFHPGARMMFNPHDILLRRKIEEQAELQQVLELQERRLKSLQLPDFKNIPIHHQRSVSVGAPFIFPHQLHSHFNHAGLSPDNIQGDITGYGVGFTPTGSFGAASEQHPQQLQKEADPSRIDAAAAESGNIINTANSEALDLGTRNVEQTLPESFFASPTKAAGDHLSDFSPLEDVNEKLDSTTTAPGNNNASL; encoded by the exons ATGGGTTCTTGTGAAGCAACAAATGTAGTTCTTGCTAAAGTCAAGAACTTTGACCCTGAAAATGCTTCAAAAATCATGGGTTATCTTCTGATGAACCTTGAAGAATATGAATTAGTACGTTTAGCATGTTGTCCTGACCATGTTATTCATAATCTTGCTATTAGGGTCAAGAGCCATTTGGGTATGGCAGTGTCAAACCCTTCTTCTCCTTCGCCTCTTAACCCAATTGGTAGAATCACTTCAACTTCTACAAAccctttttcaaaatcttctccTAGAGCCGTTGCTAATGGTTTTGACTTCACTAGAAACCCTGCTTCGCCTTCTTCCAATGTTTGGCCACAACCCTCTTTTCAAAAGAATCCAATGAGTCCAAAGTTTAATCCTTTACTCTCTTATGAGAATATCCAAACTGGTGTTGGTGTTGGTGTGGGTGGttctggtggtggtggtggtggtggttctTCTTTCTCACCAAGGGTTAATAATGGTGGTGATTGTGAATTTGTTGATGAGCAACAActgaatgagtattttccttTTCTCAATGAGTCATCTAACGGTGACGATGTGGTTGATCCGCGTCTTGAAATGAGTCTTGGCCCTCAAAATTGGATGTCTGGTAACAATGTTGATGCTCAGAATATCCATAGGAGGAGTTTTTCTGCCAGTGATGCTGGTTTTGGTGTGGAAGAGAGTGGAGTAGGATTTGGTTTTAAGCCATGTCTTTACTTTGCTAGAGGGTTTTGTAAAAATGGTTCTAATTGTAAGTTTGTTCATGCTGATTCAATTGATCTTAATTCTGGTGCTGTTGTTGGTTCGCCCTCGAAGTTCGAGGGATTGGAACAGCATGAGGAGTTCATGAGGTTCAAGGCTGCTCAGCATCAAAGATTGCTGGCTGCATCACAACTTGCTGCTGGTGGAACATCGCCGTCTTCGTACGACAAGTACATTGATTTTCTGATGCAGCAGCATAATGATAATCAAAG AGCCGCGGCTGCGGCAGCTTTTATGATGGGTGAAGAATATTTCAACATTAGTGGTCGGGGAAGGCCCGACAGGAATGAGTTTCTCGCCATGGTTGCTGGGGATAAGCCAAACTCGGCATCGCGGCAGATTTATTTAACCTTTCCTGCTGaaagcacattcaaagacgaaGATGTTTCGGAGTATTTCAG CAAATATGGACCTGTCCAAGATGTGAGAATTCCTTACCAGCAGAAGCGCATGTTCGGGTTTGTTACCTTTGTCTTTCCGGAGACGGTGAGAAACATATTATCGAAAGGGAATCCTCATTTTATATGCGATTCACGCGTGCTTGTGAAACCCTACAAGGAGAAGGGTAAAGTTCCTGACAA GAGACAACATCCACAACAACTAGAGAGAGGCGATTTTTCGCCGTGTTTAAGTCCCTCTGGGTTTGAACCTAAAGAACCTTTTGATTTCCATCCTG GAGCGAGAATGATGTTTAATCCGCATGACATCTTGTTGAGAAGGAAAATAGAGGAGCAGGCTGAGTTGCAGCAAGTCCTTGAACTCCAAGAAAGGAGGCTGAAGAGTCTGCAGCTTCCAGACTTCAAGAATATTCCGATCCACCACCAGCGCAGTGTCTCTGTCGGGGCTCCTTTTATTTTTCCTCATCAACTTCATAGCCATTTTAACCATGCAGGTCTTTCTCCCGATAACATTCAAGGAGATATTACAG GCTACGGTGTCGGCTTCACTCCTACCGGTTCTTTCGGTGCCGCATCTGAGCAGCACCCGCAGCAGCTTCAGAAAGAAGCTGATCCATCCCGCattgatgctgctgctgctgaaaGTGGGAACATAATCAATACTGCAAACTCAGAAGCCCTAGATCTCGGCACTAG AAACGTTGAACAAACCCTTCCTGAGAGTTTCTTTGCTTCACCAACCAAAGCAGCTGGAGATCATCTGTCTGATTTCTCTCCACTCGAAGACGTCAACGAGAAGCTAGACTCGACAACAACTGCTCCGGGCAACAACAATGCTTCCCTTTAA